The following coding sequences are from one Myxosarcina sp. GI1 window:
- a CDS encoding DNA-directed RNA polymerase subunit omega produces the protein MNKKSSFDSSEIMYRADDLMEAASNRYRITVQVANRAKRRRYEEIDSFDEPMMKPAIRAIIEMSDELTQPEIIGD, from the coding sequence ATGAACAAAAAAAGTTCTTTCGACTCTTCTGAAATTATGTATCGCGCTGATGACTTGATGGAAGCAGCATCCAATCGCTATCGAATTACCGTTCAAGTAGCCAATCGTGCCAAACGCCGTCGCTATGAAGAAATAGATAGTTTTGACGAGCCAATGATGAAACCAGCTATTCGTGCCATTATCGAAATGTCTGACGAACTTACACAGCCAGAAATTATTGGCGATTGA
- the deoC gene encoding deoxyribose-phosphate aldolase encodes MPVSDLDIDLASYIDHSLLQPSATPEQVKQLCQEAFKYNFPAVCVYPTAVKQAADLLYDKRTQVCTVIGFPTGANTSAVKLYEAREATENGATELDVVINLGWLKTQQSDLIYREIAQICEETGQTVKAILETAVLNEAEIRLAGEICLDAGVAYLKTSTGWFGGATVDTVRLLREITGGQIGIKASGGIRTLEQAVALIEAGATRLGTSRGIELMRQQREVDK; translated from the coding sequence ATGCCCGTATCAGATTTAGACATCGATCTTGCTAGTTATATCGATCATTCTTTACTGCAACCCTCAGCAACGCCAGAACAGGTAAAGCAGTTGTGTCAAGAAGCTTTTAAATATAATTTTCCTGCGGTTTGCGTATATCCTACGGCAGTCAAGCAAGCAGCAGATTTACTTTACGACAAACGAACTCAGGTCTGTACGGTAATTGGCTTTCCTACTGGTGCTAATACTTCTGCCGTCAAGCTATACGAAGCTAGAGAAGCCACAGAAAATGGTGCCACAGAACTAGATGTAGTCATTAATTTAGGTTGGCTAAAAACTCAGCAGTCCGATTTAATCTATCGCGAAATTGCTCAAATATGTGAAGAAACGGGACAAACAGTTAAAGCAATATTAGAAACAGCCGTATTGAATGAAGCTGAAATTAGATTGGCAGGTGAAATTTGTCTGGATGCCGGAGTGGCATATCTTAAAACCAGTACGGGATGGTTTGGCGGTGCTACAGTAGATACGGTGCGCCTATTACGAGAAATTACTGGCGGACAAATAGGAATTAAGGCTTCTGGAGGAATTCGCACTTTAGAACAAGCAGTAGCATTAATCGAAGCTGGTGCCACCAGGCTAGGGACTTCTCGCGGTATCGAGCTAATGCGCCAGCAACGCGAAGTAGACAAATAA
- the recO gene encoding DNA repair protein RecO, whose product MNQKYKATGIVLKGSPLKESDRLVTVLTSEYGLVRAVAPGAKKHKSQLRGRTELFVTNEFLIIKGRSLDKIIQADTIYTYPGLSRDLGKLATAQYLAELSLSLALSEQPQTELYELLNEHLQRLEKLDRQQSVYPNLTQAAFHLLAIAGIAPEVYNCCLTQKPIAPDFNNPRWRVGFSFNSGGAIDLAVKKPDTQNVQNYNNKDSELSEENTDDYYPTINYKINSIELTILQLLNNNSLPLTELTAWEKTLNISLETTWMRVEKILREYIQYQLGKPIRSAALVDNLYVEF is encoded by the coding sequence ATGAATCAAAAATATAAAGCAACGGGTATCGTTCTCAAAGGTTCGCCACTCAAAGAAAGCGATCGCCTGGTAACTGTATTAACTTCTGAATATGGTTTGGTGCGTGCTGTCGCTCCAGGAGCTAAAAAACATAAATCTCAACTGCGCGGCAGAACCGAACTATTTGTAACCAATGAATTTCTGATTATTAAAGGGCGTTCTTTAGATAAAATAATACAAGCAGATACTATCTATACCTATCCTGGCTTGAGCCGCGATTTGGGCAAACTGGCTACTGCTCAATACTTGGCAGAGTTATCTCTCTCTCTGGCTCTAAGCGAACAGCCTCAAACTGAGCTATACGAGTTACTTAACGAACATCTACAGCGTTTGGAAAAGTTAGATAGGCAGCAGTCTGTATATCCTAACTTAACCCAAGCTGCATTTCATTTACTGGCGATCGCGGGTATCGCTCCCGAAGTTTACAATTGTTGTCTCACTCAAAAACCAATTGCACCCGATTTTAATAATCCTCGCTGGCGGGTAGGATTTAGTTTTAACAGTGGTGGCGCGATCGATCTGGCTGTTAAAAAACCCGATACCCAAAACGTGCAAAACTATAATAATAAAGATTCAGAATTATCAGAAGAAAATACTGACGATTATTATCCCACTATTAACTACAAAATAAATTCCATAGAATTGACAATTTTGCAATTACTAAACAACAATTCTTTACCTTTAACCGAACTGACAGCTTGGGAAAAAACCCTAAATATATCTTTAGAAACTACCTGGATGCGAGTGGAAAAAATCTTAAGAGAATACATTCAATATCAACTGGGTAAGCCAATTCGTTCCGCCGCTTTAGTAGATAACTTATATGTAGAATTTTAA
- a CDS encoding MFS transporter has protein sequence MHLTESKTSKNDRNASASEATVSEGFTPVLQNRRFLILWLGQIFSQLADKVYLVLTIAIIADRFQLSNQPISQWVSPVTIAFTIPAVLFGSLAGVYVDRWHKKSILVISNLARGILVLVLPLLLWLAAGKSFGWGISLGFVLMLVVTFAVSTFTQFFAPAEQAAIPLIVKDKHLLAANSLYTTTMMALLIFGFAVGEPLLSFADWLGDRGGLPSNIGKEILVGGAYAIAGIILLWFNTGEKLQTKEREQPHVFSDIWEGIKYLKTNSLVRNALIQLTILFSIFAALVVLAVSMADAIPQIDADQFGILLAAAGVGMAASAAVIGHWGEKFDRTKIGFLGSIGVAVFLTALSFATNNLWLALVITALLGASAALVGVPMQTTIQSKTPTEMRGKVFGLQNNAINIALSLPLALAAEAEARFGLQAVILTLGAIALLGGISNMYITQSQND, from the coding sequence ATGCATCTGACAGAATCAAAAACCAGCAAAAACGATCGTAATGCTTCTGCTTCTGAGGCTACCGTTTCAGAAGGATTCACTCCCGTACTACAAAATAGACGCTTTTTAATTTTGTGGTTGGGACAAATTTTTTCGCAACTAGCAGATAAAGTTTATTTAGTTTTAACCATTGCCATTATTGCCGATCGCTTTCAGTTATCCAACCAGCCTATCAGCCAATGGGTATCGCCAGTCACCATCGCTTTTACTATCCCTGCGGTGCTATTCGGTTCTTTAGCAGGTGTGTATGTCGATCGCTGGCACAAAAAATCTATTTTAGTTATTTCCAACCTGGCACGAGGTATTTTGGTTCTGGTTTTACCGCTTCTGTTGTGGTTGGCAGCAGGAAAAAGTTTTGGCTGGGGAATATCTTTAGGCTTTGTCTTAATGCTGGTAGTAACTTTTGCCGTATCGACCTTTACGCAATTTTTTGCCCCTGCCGAACAGGCAGCAATCCCCTTAATTGTCAAGGACAAACATTTACTCGCTGCCAACTCGCTTTACACTACAACCATGATGGCATTGTTAATCTTCGGCTTTGCCGTAGGCGAACCCTTATTAAGCTTCGCAGATTGGTTGGGCGATCGAGGTGGATTGCCGAGCAATATTGGTAAAGAAATTTTAGTCGGTGGTGCTTATGCGATCGCGGGAATTATCTTACTTTGGTTTAATACAGGAGAAAAACTGCAAACCAAAGAACGAGAACAGCCTCACGTATTCTCGGATATTTGGGAAGGAATCAAATATTTAAAAACTAACAGTTTAGTTCGTAACGCTCTAATCCAGCTAACAATCTTGTTTTCGATCTTTGCAGCTTTAGTAGTACTGGCAGTAAGCATGGCAGATGCAATCCCCCAAATAGATGCCGATCAGTTTGGGATTTTATTGGCAGCAGCAGGTGTAGGTATGGCAGCTAGCGCAGCCGTTATAGGACATTGGGGTGAAAAATTCGATCGCACTAAAATCGGCTTTTTAGGTTCGATAGGAGTAGCAGTATTCTTAACTGCGTTGTCTTTTGCTACTAATAATCTCTGGTTGGCTTTAGTAATAACTGCTTTACTCGGAGCGTCTGCGGCATTAGTCGGCGTACCGATGCAAACTACAATTCAGTCCAAAACTCCTACAGAAATGCGCGGCAAAGTCTTCGGACTGCAAAATAACGCCATTAATATCGCTCTGTCTTTACCCTTGGCTCTAGCAGCAGAAGCCGAGGCACGATTTGGCTTGCAGGCGGTAATTTTGACCCTGGGTGCGATCGCGCTATTGGGAGGAATTTCCAATATGTATATTACTCAGTCACAAAACGACTGA
- a CDS encoding glycosyltransferase family 4 protein yields the protein MHIAWLGKKSPFCGNVTYGREITNVLLERDYRVSFLHFAQSPGEYEPHLESDEPQADNPEIALPFIYKSQVYTIPTLKSSKILWQSLHRLQPDLVHASLTLSPLDFLLPKICEELKLPLVATFHPPFDSKIRNLKSSTQYLTYQLYAPFLARYDRTIVFSEIQRDLLIELGVPDYKVAVIPNGVDENKYSPGYSQFKERLQAKKLFVYQGRIATEKNVEALLRAWKHCALGKDTQLLIVGDGPIRTSLQPYYGKEYNIVWLGFISDERQRIDILRAADVFILPSLVEGLSISLLEAMACGLACLATDAGADGEVLEAGAGIVLDTQNVTAQLKILLPLLNAHPEMTSLLGQKARQRVLERYTLGRNLDRLEQLYAEVLQKHLTEKSSIY from the coding sequence ATGCATATTGCTTGGCTGGGAAAAAAATCACCGTTTTGCGGTAATGTTACCTATGGTCGGGAAATTACTAACGTTTTGTTAGAGCGAGACTATCGGGTGAGTTTTCTTCATTTTGCTCAATCTCCAGGCGAGTACGAACCTCATTTAGAATCAGATGAACCGCAAGCTGACAATCCCGAAATAGCTTTACCATTTATTTATAAATCTCAGGTTTATACTATACCTACTCTTAAATCGAGTAAAATTTTGTGGCAATCTCTTCATCGTTTACAGCCAGACTTAGTACACGCCTCTTTGACTCTTTCCCCTCTAGATTTTTTACTGCCTAAAATCTGTGAAGAACTAAAACTACCTCTCGTTGCTACTTTTCACCCGCCATTCGACAGTAAAATTCGCAATCTTAAATCTAGCACCCAATATCTTACCTATCAGCTATATGCTCCCTTTCTCGCTCGCTACGATCGCACGATTGTTTTTAGTGAAATTCAGCGCGATTTACTGATCGAACTAGGGGTACCAGACTATAAAGTAGCAGTCATTCCCAATGGCGTAGATGAGAATAAATATTCTCCTGGCTATTCTCAGTTTAAAGAACGCCTACAAGCCAAAAAATTATTTGTCTATCAAGGGCGAATTGCCACAGAAAAAAATGTAGAAGCTTTATTAAGAGCCTGGAAGCATTGCGCTCTAGGAAAAGATACCCAACTACTAATTGTCGGCGATGGACCGATTAGAACTTCTTTACAGCCCTACTACGGTAAAGAATATAATATTGTTTGGCTGGGCTTCATTTCAGATGAACGGCAGCGAATTGACATTCTAAGAGCCGCAGACGTGTTTATTTTACCCTCACTAGTAGAAGGTTTGTCTATTTCGCTTTTAGAAGCTATGGCTTGTGGTTTAGCCTGTTTGGCTACCGATGCTGGTGCAGATGGCGAAGTTTTAGAAGCTGGTGCGGGCATCGTGTTAGACACCCAAAATGTTACCGCTCAGTTGAAAATTTTGCTGCCTCTATTAAACGCCCATCCCGAAATGACCAGTCTGTTGGGACAAAAAGCCAGACAAAGAGTTTTAGAGCGTTACACTTTAGGGCGCAATCTCGATCGCCTCGAACAATTGTATGCTGAAGTATTACAAAAACATTTGACCGAGAAGTCTTCAATTTATTAA
- a CDS encoding phycocyanobilin:ferredoxin oxidoreductase, with protein MLETSQPSLRQEQHPLIRQLADRIIQYWQQYLNLSPYNLPEGLGYVEGKLEGEKLRIENRCYQTPQFRKMHLELAKVGNNLDILHCVMFPRPEYALPMFGCDLVAGKAGISAAIADLSPTSPEKTLPQVYQKQLSALPPGQFSEPRELPSWADIFSEFCLFIRPQTELEEQSFLDRTSAYLRIHCQQANVVQPVSVRQQELYLAGQNYYCTKQQQNDKTRRVLEKAFGKEWADNYMSEVLFDVPE; from the coding sequence ATGTTAGAAACATCACAACCTTCATTACGCCAAGAACAGCATCCTCTAATTCGACAGCTTGCCGATCGCATTATTCAATATTGGCAACAGTATTTAAACTTATCTCCTTACAATTTGCCAGAAGGATTGGGCTATGTTGAAGGAAAACTAGAAGGAGAAAAGTTGCGGATTGAAAATCGCTGCTATCAAACGCCGCAATTTCGTAAAATGCACTTAGAGTTGGCGAAAGTAGGTAATAACTTAGATATTTTGCACTGCGTGATGTTTCCGCGTCCTGAATATGCTCTACCGATGTTTGGTTGCGATTTAGTTGCGGGAAAAGCTGGTATTAGTGCGGCAATTGCCGATCTTTCTCCTACCAGTCCTGAAAAAACGTTGCCTCAAGTGTATCAGAAACAACTCTCGGCTTTACCCCCAGGACAATTTTCCGAACCCCGCGAACTACCATCCTGGGCAGATATTTTTTCCGAGTTTTGCTTATTTATTCGTCCGCAAACAGAGTTAGAAGAACAAAGTTTTCTCGATCGCACCTCTGCCTATCTTCGCATTCACTGTCAGCAGGCTAATGTCGTCCAACCTGTATCGGTTCGACAACAAGAACTGTATTTAGCAGGACAAAACTATTACTGTACCAAACAGCAGCAAAATGATAAAACTCGTCGCGTTTTAGAAAAAGCTTTTGGTAAAGAATGGGCAGATAACTATATGAGTGAAGTCTTGTTTGATGTACCAGAGTAG
- the tatA gene encoding twin-arginine translocase TatA/TatE family subunit, translating into MFGLGWPEVVIIGLVAVLVFGPKKIPEIGSSLGKTLRGFKEEMENPQIEESEEEES; encoded by the coding sequence ATGTTTGGTTTGGGTTGGCCCGAAGTAGTTATTATCGGATTAGTTGCCGTTTTGGTCTTCGGTCCTAAAAAAATTCCCGAAATTGGTAGTTCTCTGGGTAAAACTCTGCGGGGTTTTAAAGAGGAAATGGAAAATCCCCAGATTGAGGAGTCGGAAGAGGAAGAAAGTTAG
- a CDS encoding Rho termination factor N-terminal domain-containing protein — translation MSQDKYEEKYTKPQLRRQIKDELMESDKGGKPGQWSARKSQLLVQEYEKQGGGYKQDEKDDAAESLEEWSEQDWQTESGNRARQDDKTKRYLPKEVWERLSESEKKEAKQIKQKASREGKQYVEWTPAIKRAMQEAGYSDSDNEPTKKELYEQAQELAINGRSQMNKDELQKAVAKAETDSLENQTRDELYEQAQELNIDGRSQMNKDELQKAVAKEKTD, via the coding sequence ATGTCTCAAGATAAATACGAAGAAAAATACACCAAACCCCAACTACGTCGCCAAATCAAAGATGAGCTAATGGAGTCCGACAAGGGCGGTAAACCAGGGCAATGGTCGGCTCGCAAAAGTCAGCTTCTCGTTCAGGAATACGAAAAACAAGGTGGTGGCTACAAACAAGATGAAAAAGACGATGCTGCCGAATCTTTAGAAGAATGGAGCGAGCAAGATTGGCAAACTGAGTCGGGAAACAGGGCGCGACAGGATGATAAGACCAAACGTTACTTACCAAAAGAAGTTTGGGAGCGATTGAGCGAGTCAGAAAAGAAAGAAGCAAAACAAATCAAACAAAAAGCCTCTCGTGAAGGTAAGCAATATGTTGAATGGACTCCTGCGATAAAAAGAGCGATGCAGGAAGCTGGCTATTCTGATTCGGATAATGAGCCTACTAAAAAAGAACTTTACGAACAGGCACAGGAATTAGCTATTAACGGACGCAGTCAGATGAATAAAGATGAGTTACAAAAAGCCGTTGCTAAAGCTGAAACCGACTCTTTAGAAAACCAAACTCGCGACGAACTCTACGAACAGGCACAAGAGTTAAATATTGACGGACGCAGTCAGATGAACAAAGATGAATTACAAAAAGCTGTTGCTAAAGAAAAAACTGACTAG